One genomic segment of uncultured Desulfobacter sp. includes these proteins:
- a CDS encoding GNAT family N-acetyltransferase, with amino-acid sequence MAKATYWADSYVDKLCTAQQALRHIRPGQRVFIGSSCAEPQHLVKELSDISAKFTDLEIVRLLSIENGPLTLIANTSHSQQFKIRSFYLGSCGPSIIKKNQRFITPANVSQIPYLFKSGLMPLNAALIQATPPDDFGWMSLGISVDINLSACETADIVICQINPQMPRVLGRSFIHVNDVDFIVEHEDPLLTIQPVPEHGSGNIIAKHISRLIEDGSTIQTSLSLTTEAIMTALSDKNDIGIHSQYLSDAAMHLFSIGVITNKKKGFNNGKLVAGAAVGSSLLYEFLDDNPSIEFYPSDYINNPGIIGRHNKMVTLNTAMAIDLTGQVAADALPLNNYTGINGLLDFTRGAAMSKGGKSILMMTSTMDHGEKSRIVPLLAEHAVVVPRGDVQFVATEYGLVNLFGKTLQERVMALVSIAHPDFRDELFTAAKDMGLIDSDRKFKQAIKGVYPLKYEETIVIKDISITFRPAKPVDERFIQEHYYTLNRGDIVSRFFHEKKSFAYDQIETTYEIDYINDLTIVATIGELGFEKIIAVGEYFRNSIINMAEVAYSVSQEYQGMGIANILQKKLIEAAIDNGIKGLIAYTSPHNKAMINLFNKHPYKVTTEKNEDMLILSCVFSEPKTGDDDDDGGKALGDAILSMG; translated from the coding sequence ATGGCAAAAGCCACTTACTGGGCAGATTCCTATGTAGATAAACTTTGCACTGCCCAACAGGCCCTGAGACATATCCGGCCTGGTCAACGCGTATTTATAGGATCCTCCTGTGCTGAACCCCAGCATCTTGTCAAAGAGTTATCTGATATTTCCGCAAAGTTCACTGACCTTGAAATCGTACGTCTGCTCAGTATTGAAAATGGACCGCTGACGCTTATCGCGAATACGTCCCACTCCCAGCAATTCAAAATCAGATCCTTTTATTTAGGATCCTGCGGTCCCAGCATTATCAAGAAAAATCAAAGATTTATTACGCCTGCAAACGTGTCCCAGATTCCGTACCTGTTCAAGTCCGGGCTCATGCCGTTGAATGCTGCCCTGATCCAGGCCACGCCGCCCGATGACTTTGGATGGATGAGTCTTGGTATTTCCGTGGACATCAATCTTTCGGCCTGCGAAACCGCTGATATTGTCATATGTCAAATTAACCCCCAAATGCCCCGGGTTCTGGGCAGAAGTTTTATTCATGTCAATGATGTTGATTTTATTGTGGAACATGAGGACCCGCTTTTAACGATTCAGCCAGTCCCTGAACATGGGTCGGGCAATATCATTGCCAAACACATTTCTCGTCTCATTGAAGATGGTTCAACCATCCAGACAAGTCTTAGCCTAACCACTGAGGCAATTATGACTGCTTTGTCAGATAAAAACGATATTGGGATTCACTCACAATACCTGTCAGATGCAGCCATGCACCTTTTCTCCATTGGGGTAATTACGAATAAGAAAAAAGGATTTAATAACGGAAAGCTTGTGGCCGGCGCAGCCGTCGGTTCCTCCCTGCTCTATGAATTTCTTGACGATAACCCCTCCATTGAATTTTACCCCTCAGATTATATTAACAATCCGGGTATTATCGGCCGCCACAATAAAATGGTCACCCTGAACACGGCCATGGCTATTGATCTTACCGGCCAGGTAGCTGCCGATGCCCTGCCATTGAACAATTACACAGGAATTAATGGTCTGCTTGATTTCACCCGGGGGGCAGCCATGTCTAAAGGAGGAAAATCCATCCTCATGATGACATCCACTATGGATCATGGGGAAAAAAGCCGGATAGTGCCCCTTTTAGCAGAACACGCCGTGGTGGTGCCAAGGGGAGATGTCCAGTTTGTGGCAACAGAATACGGGCTGGTGAATCTTTTTGGTAAAACACTGCAGGAACGGGTCATGGCCCTGGTCTCCATTGCCCATCCGGATTTCAGGGATGAACTGTTTACCGCGGCCAAAGATATGGGTCTGATTGACAGTGACCGCAAATTTAAACAGGCCATTAAAGGAGTCTACCCGCTTAAATATGAAGAAACCATTGTTATAAAAGATATTTCCATTACATTCAGACCGGCAAAACCGGTGGATGAACGGTTTATCCAGGAACATTATTACACCCTGAATCGTGGCGATATCGTTTCCAGGTTCTTTCATGAGAAAAAAAGTTTTGCCTATGATCAAATCGAAACCACCTATGAAATTGATTATATCAATGACCTGACCATCGTGGCTACGATAGGCGAACTGGGATTTGAAAAAATTATCGCCGTGGGTGAATATTTCAGAAACAGCATCATTAATATGGCCGAAGTTGCCTATTCCGTATCACAAGAATACCAGGGCATGGGAATTGCTAACATCTTACAGAAAAAACTCATTGAAGCAGCCATTGACAACGGTATTAAAGGACTGATCGCCTATACGTCTCCTCATAACAAAGCTATGATCAACCTTTTTAACAAACATCCATATAAAGTCACGACTGAAAAAAATGAAGATATGCTTATTTTAAGCTGCGTGTTCAGTGAACCCAAGACAGGTGATGATGACGACGACGGAGGCAAAGCCCTGGGCGACGCCATTCTATCCATGGGTTAA
- the rlmD gene encoding 23S rRNA (uracil(1939)-C(5))-methyltransferase RlmD has translation MPVKKRKTYELDIIDLAFGGKGLAKPDGFPVFVDRCVPGDRVFVKIFKKKKSWAEGRLINIVTPSPLRQEARCEYNRFCGGCKWQQLPYERQLEYKKRHVVESLAHIGRLKDVRVTDVVPSDYIYEYRNKMEFSCSAMRWLMPEELADESVKKGFGIGLHVPGTFDKVIDIHTCHIMPALGNEILETIRGFVAESGLGAYHLRKHEGFWRFVMLRHSVARDQWMVNLVTSEKRSDVIESLSKQLVEKFSQIRCIVNNITDSRSGVSTGKEEILMHGEDHLIEKLGSYQFKISANSFFQTNTRACEKLYTKVSEYADLDGSQTVLDLYSGTGTIPIWLSGQAKKIYGIEIVHSAVVDARENVNLNGIDNCTFLEGDIKDVFRQVPEKPDVIIIDPPRVGMHKDVVGHVLAHSPDKIVYVSCNPATLARDLEMLASRYAVLEVTPVDMFPHTYHIESVALLVKKN, from the coding sequence ATGCCCGTTAAAAAAAGAAAAACCTACGAACTTGACATCATTGACCTTGCCTTTGGGGGTAAAGGTCTGGCCAAACCCGATGGCTTTCCCGTATTTGTGGACCGTTGTGTTCCTGGAGACCGGGTTTTTGTAAAGATTTTCAAAAAAAAGAAATCCTGGGCCGAAGGACGGTTGATCAATATTGTTACCCCTTCCCCCCTGCGCCAGGAGGCAAGATGTGAGTACAATCGGTTTTGCGGGGGCTGCAAATGGCAGCAACTGCCTTACGAGCGTCAGCTTGAATACAAGAAGCGCCATGTTGTCGAGTCCCTGGCACACATCGGGCGCTTAAAAGATGTCCGGGTTACTGATGTTGTACCCTCGGATTATATCTACGAATACCGGAATAAAATGGAATTTTCCTGTTCCGCCATGCGCTGGCTCATGCCGGAGGAACTGGCTGATGAATCCGTTAAAAAGGGCTTTGGCATCGGGCTGCATGTGCCTGGTACCTTTGATAAGGTGATTGATATTCACACCTGTCATATCATGCCGGCCCTGGGTAATGAAATTTTAGAGACCATCCGTGGTTTTGTGGCCGAATCCGGGCTTGGGGCATATCACCTGCGTAAACACGAAGGATTCTGGCGTTTTGTCATGCTAAGGCATTCCGTTGCCCGGGATCAATGGATGGTCAACCTTGTGACCAGTGAAAAAAGGTCTGATGTCATTGAATCCTTAAGTAAACAGCTTGTTGAAAAATTCAGTCAGATACGTTGCATTGTCAATAATATTACTGATTCCCGTTCCGGTGTCTCTACGGGTAAGGAAGAGATCCTTATGCATGGAGAAGATCATCTGATCGAAAAACTTGGGAGTTATCAATTTAAAATTTCGGCGAACTCTTTTTTCCAGACAAATACCAGGGCCTGTGAAAAACTGTATACCAAAGTCAGTGAATATGCGGACCTTGACGGATCCCAGACAGTTCTGGATTTGTATTCAGGCACCGGGACTATTCCCATCTGGCTTTCCGGCCAGGCAAAAAAAATATACGGAATTGAAATTGTCCATTCTGCTGTGGTCGATGCAAGGGAAAATGTAAATTTGAACGGCATTGATAACTGCACCTTTCTGGAAGGAGACATCAAGGATGTTTTTAGACAGGTGCCTGAAAAGCCGGATGTGATCATCATTGATCCACCCAGGGTGGGTATGCACAAGGATGTGGTGGGGCACGTGTTAGCCCATTCTCCCGACAAAATCGTCTATGTCTCCTGTAACCCTGCAACCCTTGCCAGGGACCTTGAAATGCTTGCATCGCGTTACGCCGTGCTGGAAGTAACTCCTGTGGATATGTTTCCTCACACCTATCATATTGAATCCGTGGCGTTGCTTGTGAAAAAGAACTAA
- a CDS encoding alpha/beta fold hydrolase: MKIIETNFTVDGLTLEGTLHLPQCPMPPLVVGSHGLEGSRNSAKQMLLSKVLPANNVAFFRFDHRGCGDSQGSFIEDTSLEKRARDFCAAVGHVLKMGVTSKQIALFGSSMGGATCINAWQDLERTGFRIQGAVLCASPVNTRTIKRIPLAGNAKRPALSVDFFKENLLYDLSDQAKALHHVMIFHGSADEVVPVKNADTLYATMQPPKKRILHDGGDHQMTNPAHQQDFEQKMTAWYKFIFNNSGC; this comes from the coding sequence ATGAAAATAATAGAAACAAATTTTACGGTTGATGGATTAACCCTGGAAGGCACCCTTCATCTTCCTCAATGCCCCATGCCGCCCCTTGTTGTGGGCTCCCACGGTCTTGAAGGCAGCCGAAACTCTGCAAAACAAATGCTTTTGTCAAAGGTTCTGCCTGCAAATAATGTTGCGTTTTTCCGTTTTGATCACAGGGGATGCGGCGACAGTCAAGGCAGTTTTATTGAGGACACAAGTCTTGAAAAGCGCGCCAGGGATTTTTGTGCGGCAGTGGGCCATGTTCTTAAAATGGGGGTTACATCAAAGCAGATTGCCCTGTTTGGCTCCAGTATGGGTGGTGCCACCTGTATCAACGCCTGGCAGGACCTTGAGCGTACGGGGTTCAGGATTCAGGGTGCGGTGTTGTGCGCGTCCCCCGTGAACACCCGAACCATAAAAAGGATTCCCCTGGCAGGGAACGCTAAGCGCCCTGCCCTTTCTGTGGATTTTTTCAAAGAAAACCTTTTGTATGACCTTTCCGACCAGGCAAAGGCATTGCATCATGTCATGATTTTCCATGGCAGTGCCGATGAGGTGGTGCCGGTAAAAAATGCCGATACCCTCTATGCCACCATGCAGCCCCCCAAAAAGAGGATTCTTCATGACGGCGGCGATCACCAAATGACAAACCCGGCACACCAACAGGATTTTGAACAAAAAATGACCGCCTGGTATAAATTTATATTCAATAATTCAGGTTGCTAA
- a CDS encoding rhodanese-like domain-containing protein: protein MSLQHVKKILFSIICISLFFAPMLQTVSAQDVNKGEIPEEYLSPDYTKLPWGSPVWDEDEAIKALKKNENILWVDTRPESFFKTGTVSGAVLLVYHKKGVAENTLTEASLEKAIADAGLSKDTVTVVFFCQGPQCHMSYNATQVAINDWGYSPEKIVWFRAGYPGLFQMVKDSPKLKRKAKKYLSQEGINRL from the coding sequence ATGTCACTGCAACACGTTAAAAAAATTTTATTTTCAATTATCTGTATTTCTTTATTCTTTGCCCCCATGTTACAAACGGTCTCTGCTCAGGATGTGAATAAGGGGGAAATTCCCGAAGAGTATCTCTCACCGGACTATACAAAATTACCATGGGGATCGCCGGTTTGGGATGAAGACGAAGCCATCAAGGCATTGAAGAAAAATGAGAATATTCTCTGGGTAGACACCAGACCGGAGAGTTTCTTTAAAACCGGGACCGTAAGCGGGGCAGTTCTGTTGGTATACCATAAAAAAGGGGTTGCCGAAAACACGCTTACCGAAGCGTCGCTGGAAAAAGCCATTGCTGATGCCGGATTATCAAAAGATACCGTTACCGTGGTATTTTTCTGTCAGGGGCCTCAATGCCACATGAGCTATAATGCCACCCAGGTGGCGATAAACGATTGGGGGTATAGCCCTGAAAAAATTGTATGGTTCAGAGCCGGTTATCCAGGCCTGTTTCAAATGGTCAAAGACAGCCCTAAACTCAAACGAAAAGCGAAAAAATATCTCAGCCAAGAAGGCATCAACCGGCTTTAG
- a CDS encoding methyl-accepting chemotaxis protein: MEKANTIAFDSVINDQKKQLEKLITNLLVTDELVDFAGNPKDSGARLVVEGLFLSLIEENIVRFSFYDKTKNMLLDQVKDVPLRSESLPENLIPIYDKAGEDFDYHFYFRGTENGMTPLPVEFCVLASVTDDDDNIVGFIELAAKSSYWSKMIAELTGGMVSLYDPKSRSITATEHKELNNGVVNGLKSVSKDQTFMDTTLDNKYILSNILPIAGVDGTVVGNLLISTDASKLINTEKKRTMAAAGFTCVIILLSLALANFLTSKGIVNPIKRIMGFLSSLAEGDVSKTLNVKTGGEMGEMVDSLNIMADHIRHRASQAEKIAKGDLSIEIKEYSEKDILGVSLAAITNHLGEVIDNISANANSLLEESTKVFSHAKEVKRSSDIIASQIVDLAESFSSLSANLESVANSTQEMSSSINEISQASAEGSETTNKAEELALSTSKIMQQLTAVVASISNANQTIRDFADQTNLLALNATIEAARAGDAGKGFAVVATEVKTLANQSMDTAKLIGNDVDNVDRFTNEASISTSNMTEAIAHAKNSAFGIASAVEEQASVATNISEAISNAHGVTDGFSRNIEDLNQAALATKASTNSLNDSAKLLSSMSENLQQSVEKFTLRQA; this comes from the coding sequence ATGGAAAAAGCAAACACCATCGCCTTTGATAGTGTGATAAATGACCAGAAAAAACAGCTGGAAAAGCTTATCACCAACTTATTGGTGACGGATGAGCTTGTAGACTTTGCCGGTAATCCCAAAGATTCGGGAGCAAGGTTGGTCGTGGAGGGACTTTTTCTGTCGCTTATTGAAGAAAATATCGTTCGTTTTTCCTTTTACGATAAAACAAAAAATATGTTGCTTGACCAAGTCAAAGATGTTCCGTTAAGATCTGAATCTCTTCCCGAAAATCTGATTCCAATTTATGACAAGGCCGGCGAAGACTTTGATTATCATTTTTATTTTCGCGGTACAGAAAACGGCATGACTCCTTTGCCCGTGGAATTCTGTGTTCTTGCATCGGTTACAGACGATGACGACAATATTGTCGGGTTTATTGAATTGGCAGCCAAATCATCATACTGGTCCAAAATGATTGCCGAGTTAACCGGCGGCATGGTCTCCCTTTATGATCCCAAGAGTCGATCCATAACAGCGACGGAACACAAAGAATTGAATAACGGGGTCGTCAACGGCCTGAAGTCTGTATCAAAAGATCAAACCTTTATGGATACGACTTTAGATAATAAGTATATTTTGTCCAATATTCTTCCCATCGCCGGTGTAGATGGAACCGTTGTTGGAAACTTGTTAATATCCACCGATGCTTCAAAACTGATTAATACAGAAAAGAAAAGAACAATGGCAGCCGCAGGGTTTACCTGCGTTATCATTCTGCTTTCTCTGGCACTTGCCAATTTCCTTACTTCCAAAGGAATCGTTAATCCCATTAAGCGGATTATGGGCTTTTTATCTTCGCTTGCGGAAGGGGATGTATCAAAAACACTTAACGTAAAAACAGGCGGGGAAATGGGAGAGATGGTTGATTCACTCAACATCATGGCCGACCATATTCGACATCGTGCTTCCCAGGCCGAAAAAATAGCTAAAGGAGATCTTTCTATAGAAATAAAAGAATATTCAGAAAAGGATATTCTCGGTGTTTCTTTGGCTGCGATAACGAACCATCTTGGGGAAGTAATTGATAATATCAGCGCCAACGCAAACAGTTTACTGGAAGAATCCACGAAGGTTTTTTCCCATGCAAAAGAGGTAAAACGCTCCTCGGATATCATTGCATCCCAGATAGTGGATCTTGCAGAGTCTTTTTCATCCTTGTCTGCCAATCTGGAATCTGTGGCCAATTCGACCCAGGAGATGTCCTCTTCAATAAACGAAATCAGTCAAGCCAGCGCAGAAGGTAGTGAAACCACCAACAAAGCCGAAGAATTGGCCCTTTCCACTTCAAAAATTATGCAGCAACTAACTGCGGTTGTTGCCAGTATCAGCAACGCAAACCAGACCATAAGAGATTTTGCAGATCAAACCAACCTGCTTGCCCTGAATGCCACGATTGAAGCAGCACGGGCCGGGGATGCCGGAAAAGGATTTGCCGTAGTCGCTACAGAGGTTAAAACACTGGCTAATCAGAGCATGGATACTGCCAAGCTCATCGGAAATGATGTTGACAATGTCGATCGTTTTACCAACGAAGCCTCAATCAGCACAAGTAACATGACCGAAGCGATTGCGCATGCAAAAAATTCTGCATTTGGTATCGCCTCGGCTGTAGAAGAACAGGCTTCGGTTGCCACGAATATATCAGAGGCCATTTCCAATGCCCATGGGGTCACCGATGGCTTTTCAAGAAACATTGAAGATCTTAATCAGGCGGCCTTGGCCACAAAAGCATCAACAAATTCATTGAATGATTCTGCAAAGCTATTGTCAAGCATGTCCGAAAATCTTCAGCAGAGCGTCGAGAAGTTTACTTTGCGCCAAGCTTGA
- a CDS encoding glycosyltransferase family 4 protein, giving the protein MKPFHKTGLRIGLISYRSNPHCGGQGVYIRHLSHALSDLGHQVEVIAGPPDPLVDAGINLTMLDTLDLYNPQNLFRTPRIKELKDPVNLIEWLDVSTMGYPEPMTFGMRVKRYMKGRTKSYDIIHDNQSLSYGMLSLARDLPVTATIHHPITVDRRLAVKSTRSFYKKLQTLRWYSFISMQKRVARKIPSIITVSDSAKTDIVKEFKIPESRLKTVPIGIDLDNFFPLDHVKKKPGRLIVTNSADMPLKGLYHLLYALKGVLKHRNASLTVIGTPKKNGGIEKLVKTLDLGRYINFTGRIDHQRFVREYAKAQIAVVPSMYEGFGLPVGEAMACRVPVISTTGGALPEVAGDAAKLVPPGDAKALEKAIIELLDDKKQREDLACRGYERVTTQFTWEKCAMGTAQVYQEVINDYHGL; this is encoded by the coding sequence ATGAAACCATTCCATAAAACTGGCTTACGCATCGGACTGATATCCTATCGGTCAAACCCCCATTGCGGGGGACAAGGCGTTTATATACGTCATTTAAGCCATGCGTTGTCCGATCTTGGTCACCAGGTGGAAGTCATTGCCGGTCCCCCGGACCCTTTAGTCGATGCCGGAATCAACCTGACCATGCTCGACACCCTTGATTTGTACAACCCACAAAATTTGTTCAGAACACCACGGATTAAGGAACTCAAAGATCCAGTCAATCTCATTGAATGGCTTGACGTCTCAACCATGGGATATCCCGAACCCATGACATTCGGCATGCGGGTAAAGCGCTACATGAAAGGCCGGACGAAAAGCTATGACATTATTCATGACAACCAAAGCCTTTCCTATGGTATGTTATCCCTTGCCCGGGACCTGCCCGTAACCGCCACCATCCACCATCCCATAACCGTGGACCGGCGATTGGCTGTCAAATCCACCAGGTCTTTTTATAAAAAACTTCAGACCCTTCGCTGGTACTCCTTTATTAGCATGCAGAAACGTGTTGCCCGAAAAATACCTTCCATTATCACAGTATCTGACAGCGCCAAAACAGATATTGTCAAAGAATTTAAAATCCCTGAGTCAAGACTCAAAACTGTTCCCATCGGCATTGACCTGGATAATTTTTTTCCCCTGGATCATGTAAAAAAGAAGCCCGGGCGCCTGATCGTTACCAATAGTGCGGATATGCCCTTAAAAGGCTTATACCACCTGCTTTATGCCCTTAAAGGGGTTTTAAAACACAGGAATGCTTCCTTGACCGTCATTGGCACGCCTAAAAAGAACGGCGGTATCGAAAAATTGGTTAAAACGCTTGATCTTGGCCGCTACATTAACTTTACCGGCCGCATCGACCATCAGCGGTTTGTCCGGGAATATGCAAAAGCTCAGATTGCTGTGGTGCCTTCCATGTACGAAGGGTTTGGGCTTCCGGTTGGAGAGGCCATGGCCTGCCGGGTGCCGGTAATTTCTACAACCGGCGGGGCTTTGCCCGAAGTGGCCGGGGATGCGGCAAAACTTGTACCCCCAGGGGATGCCAAGGCCCTTGAAAAGGCTATCATTGAATTGCTTGACGATAAAAAACAGCGTGAAGATCTGGCCTGCCGGGGGTATGAGCGGGTAACAACACAATTTACCTGGGAAAAATGCGCCATGGGCACAGCCCAAGTATACCAGGAGGTGATAAATGATTACCATGGACTTTAA
- a CDS encoding class I SAM-dependent methyltransferase, translating to MITMDFKRLGIAPGNRVLDIGCGEGRHTIRACQESGAVCIGGDFGYDNLIATKGKLEFHEGLDDLSCRNWALSAMDITDLPFRDNSFDVVICSEVLEHIPDDEKAISELIRIVKPGQILAVSVPRTWPEWICWQLSDEYHNANMGHVRIYNKKEMIGKIRDNGPKYLGCHYAHSIHSPYWWLKCLVGPTRTDSLTVNLYHKLLVWDLMKKPALTTFIDRLLNPVLGKSLVLYFRKPC from the coding sequence ATGATTACCATGGACTTTAAACGTCTGGGCATTGCTCCCGGCAACCGGGTTTTGGATATCGGATGCGGGGAAGGACGCCACACCATCAGGGCTTGCCAGGAATCCGGTGCGGTCTGCATTGGTGGGGACTTCGGATATGACAACCTTATCGCCACCAAAGGTAAACTTGAATTCCACGAGGGCCTGGATGACCTGTCCTGCAGGAACTGGGCATTGTCCGCCATGGACATCACAGATCTTCCCTTTAGGGACAATAGCTTTGATGTGGTAATCTGCTCGGAGGTTCTGGAACATATCCCGGATGATGAAAAGGCGATTTCAGAGCTGATTCGCATTGTCAAACCGGGTCAAATACTGGCCGTAAGTGTTCCCCGGACCTGGCCCGAATGGATCTGCTGGCAGCTGTCGGATGAATATCACAACGCCAACATGGGTCATGTAAGAATCTACAATAAAAAAGAAATGATTGGAAAAATTCGTGACAACGGCCCAAAATACTTGGGTTGTCACTATGCTCACAGCATCCACAGCCCCTATTGGTGGCTAAAATGTCTTGTGGGACCGACCCGTACGGATTCACTTACCGTAAATCTCTACCACAAACTTCTGGTATGGGATTTGATGAAAAAACCGGCACTGACCACTTTTATTGACCGGTTGCTTAACCCGGTACTTGGAAAAAGTCTGGTTCTTTATTTCAGAAAACCGTGTTGA
- a CDS encoding universal stress protein — protein MKLTIYLAYDGSINADWVARYALNMAVNGQNLQIILIHVQDDIYSPDKIAKKIEAIEAESAVRGIRMTSRILPLRKNVFHSLLQAIPAGGESLCVCGARIFSRNKGFLAGTISEKLLRHKQFNVMAIRVVKPGILGSPSDLLFPLSGHPRGFQAAMSFFMLLAPQVERLHLLRIMLVSSLWFQYMPVTIVQSLKTKGYSYVNGVLKEIRQQLGENKIYLDAKVVLSDDWAKEILIHASKARAQMILMGASDRNLPSRYFYGNKIEQILRRSPCDVGIYRKI, from the coding sequence ATGAAATTGACTATTTATTTGGCTTATGATGGCTCTATCAATGCCGACTGGGTTGCTCGCTATGCCTTAAATATGGCGGTTAACGGCCAGAATCTCCAGATCATCTTGATCCATGTTCAGGATGATATCTATTCTCCCGATAAGATAGCTAAAAAAATCGAAGCCATTGAAGCCGAATCTGCGGTCCGGGGGATAAGGATGACCAGCCGTATTTTGCCCCTTAGAAAAAACGTCTTTCATTCCCTGCTCCAGGCTATTCCGGCCGGGGGGGAGAGTCTCTGTGTGTGCGGGGCCAGGATTTTTTCACGGAACAAGGGATTTCTGGCCGGCACTATTTCTGAAAAGCTTCTACGTCATAAACAGTTCAATGTTATGGCTATCCGTGTGGTCAAGCCCGGCATCCTTGGAAGTCCAAGTGATTTGCTTTTCCCCCTTTCCGGACATCCCAGGGGATTTCAGGCCGCTATGTCTTTTTTTATGCTTTTGGCACCGCAAGTGGAACGGCTGCATCTTTTACGAATCATGTTGGTTAGCTCCCTGTGGTTTCAATATATGCCGGTAACCATTGTCCAGAGCCTGAAGACAAAGGGGTATTCCTATGTGAACGGGGTACTGAAGGAGATTCGTCAGCAGTTGGGAGAGAACAAGATTTATTTGGACGCCAAGGTGGTTCTTTCTGATGACTGGGCCAAGGAGATTCTTATCCACGCCAGCAAGGCTCGTGCTCAAATGATTTTAATGGGGGCCTCTGACCGAAATTTGCCGTCTCGTTATTTCTACGGCAACAAAATTGAACAGATCCTCAGGCGCTCTCCTTGTGATGTGGGGATTTATCGTAAAATATGA